TATCCAGAAAGACCCTGATCCCTGGCTCTGCTATCACCTGGATATAACTGTCACAATACAATATTCCACCTAACAATAAAATCATTATTATCGCATTAATTGCCTTACTCATATATATGCCCTCCTTAATAATTCTCATTCATAAATCTAAGTTACCCATGCAACACTAACAGTACTCTGGAAGTGTGGCAGCAGGTAATAACCATAATTTCAGTCCAAGCTGTCCAGAACTCTTATCCGGAGTACCGTTCAAAAGTCCTGACTTAGTTTTTTTTTACATTGCATTCTCTTTATATGGACACAGTAGACGGAGTTATGAAACATCAGTCGTGTCCAGTCACTGATCCCTGTTCACTAAACAATATTCTTACATTATCCGTGTTTATCCGTGCAATCCGCCTGCCGTGCCGTAGCTTTATGCGAAGGATGGTGGCTAAAATCTTACATTACATTTAATTTTACATTTGCTATTATTCTTTCCTCACCCAGCCCAGCGATGAACAGATTACAACTGTAATATCATCTCAATATTGCTCACGAATTCCTTAGTTTGAGTAATTAACGGCAAGATATCCGTCCCATCCATTGTAAAAAAATCCTCATAGTCACCTTGCTGACGATATATAAACAATTTCTTAAATAATCTCCCAGAGCTTTTTACTATAATCCCAGTTTTAATAAAGTGCAAATTAAAAAGACCCATCACTCCACTATGCTTTGTACTAAATAATTCATTTGCAGCGAGCAGTGCATTCACAGCATAGAAGCAGGCATAATAAAGGCGATTAATGCAGGTATTCCAATGCTCCATTTCAGCCATCTTCTCAGCTTCAAGGATTGTATCTTTTGCTCGCTTAAGCCTGTAAGTAATCAAATCTCTGCTGCTCATATAGCTTTGCCTTCCCGCAAGACATGCTGGTAAAAAGGTGTTTCCTCTAATCCTTCCCATTCAACAATATTATGGATAATTGGACTAAATACCTGATCAATCTTTAGTTCAAGATCATACAATTTGTCTATCAATTCTGTTTTTTCTATATCGCTTATTCTCTCTTCCAGTAAAATCAAAAAATCCCAATCCGAATATTCTGTATTATCACCTCTAATCCGTGAACCATATAGTATCACTTTTGCAGAGGGAAAAATACGGCATATCTCAGCTTTAACATTACCCAGTATTTGCTCTTTATCCATAATATCTCCCGAATTTATAATCACTAATCCGATATTCTATTTATCAACATTATTCTGCAAGTAAAAAATAGTTACCCCACTAAGCAGGAGTTGTAAAGGTACTTCGGACAAAACTTCTGACAACCAGTATTACTCGTTATATGCGATCGTGCCAGCTCTTGCCTTATATTTAATTTTACATTCTTGTCAGCCTATGGTTGATTACATTTTACATTTTCAATTATTCTTTCCCCTCTCTCAAATAATCCTGAAAATATCTGTATCCCATAAATCCTGATTCAGACAATTTCCTTTATCCTGATCTATTTTGAACTGCTGGCT
The DNA window shown above is from Candidatus Stygibacter australis and carries:
- a CDS encoding nucleotidyltransferase domain-containing protein; the protein is MDKEQILGNVKAEICRIFPSAKVILYGSRIRGDNTEYSDWDFLILLEERISDIEKTELIDKLYDLELKIDQVFSPIIHNIVEWEGLEETPFYQHVLREGKAI
- a CDS encoding HEPN domain-containing protein yields the protein MSSRDLITYRLKRAKDTILEAEKMAEMEHWNTCINRLYYACFYAVNALLAANELFSTKHSGVMGLFNLHFIKTGIIVKSSGRLFKKLFIYRQQGDYEDFFTMDGTDILPLITQTKEFVSNIEMILQL